The proteins below are encoded in one region of Helianthus annuus cultivar XRQ/B chromosome 2, HanXRQr2.0-SUNRISE, whole genome shotgun sequence:
- the LOC110932978 gene encoding uncharacterized protein LOC110932978, whose protein sequence is MDCKPQTFSGAEGPVGLLRWFEKAESVFAMCNCPEGDRVKFASGTLEEGALTWWNAHVQMLGIEMANATTWDDFKEPIREENCPRDEIQKLENEYYNLKMEGSEIEAYTKRSLELENMCPNLSRPTPRRIELYIKGLAPSAKGLVTAANLKDLPRTIRLAHKITDQEVERGSLPPRIAATTTATTVTTTTTDNKRKWNDTDKTTNSNQS, encoded by the coding sequence atggattgcaagccccAAACATTCAGTGGAGCTGAAGGTCCCGTGGGACTGCTCCGTTGGTTCGAGAAAGCCGAGTCCGTTTTTGCTATGTGTAACTGTCCAGAGGGGGACAGGGTGAAGTTTGCTTCTGGCACCTTGGAGGAAGGtgctttgacttggtggaatgctcATGTGCAGATGCTGGGCATCGAAATGGCAAATGCAACcacttgggatgatttcaaagAGCCGATTCGGGAGGAGAACTGCCCTCGGGAtgaaattcaaaagttggaaaacgagtactataacCTGAAGATGGAAGGATCCGAGATCGAGGCCTATACGAAACGATCTCTCGAGCTGGAAAACATGTGTCCTAATTTATCTCGACCAACACCTCGCAGGATCGAGCTCTACATTAAGGGATTGGCACCATCAGCTAAGGGGTTAGTCACTGCAGCAAATCTCAAGGACCTGCCCCGGACTATCAGATTGGCTCACAAGATTACTGATCAGGAGGTGGAGCGTGGCTCGCTGCCACCCCGTATTGCTGCTACTACCACTGCTACTACagttaccaccaccaccacagataacaagcgtaagtggaACGACACAGATAAGACAACAAACTCGAATCAATCGTAG